The Ensifer adhaerens genome contains a region encoding:
- a CDS encoding cupredoxin domain-containing protein, producing the protein MKKTAYALALVVASALSSQALASGSHAGGHDKVSVGQAGDKAKATQTIRVTMKETDDGKMIFTPSTIKVRQGQTVHFAIKNAGELAHEFVLDDKATIQEHKITMEKFPDMEHDDPNALRLEPGKSGDIYWTFTNDGTFEFACLVPGHYDAGMHGPLDVVKK; encoded by the coding sequence ATGAAGAAAACTGCATACGCTCTGGCGCTCGTTGTCGCCTCCGCCCTCTCCTCCCAGGCACTCGCGTCGGGCAGCCATGCCGGTGGCCACGACAAGGTCTCGGTCGGCCAAGCCGGTGACAAGGCCAAGGCGACGCAGACGATCCGCGTCACCATGAAGGAAACCGACGACGGCAAGATGATCTTCACGCCCTCGACCATCAAGGTGCGCCAGGGCCAGACGGTCCATTTCGCCATCAAGAACGCCGGCGAACTCGCGCATGAATTCGTTCTCGACGACAAGGCGACGATCCAGGAACACAAGATCACCATGGAGAAGTTCCCGGACATGGAACACGACGACCCGAATGCGCTCCGGCTCGAGCCGGGCAAGTCCGGCGACATCTACTGGACCTTCACCAATGACGGCACCTTCGAGTTCGCCTGCCTAGTGCCCGGCCACTACGACGCCGGCATGCACGGCCCGCTCGATGTCGTGAAGAAGTAA
- a CDS encoding copper-binding protein — protein sequence MNTAGKLFAALALAASTATFALPAQAAEFTKGIVKKVDTKAKKVTIDHEDLKNLDMPAMTMVFRVGDDAVLAKLKEGASIEFVADRVNGKLTVTEVK from the coding sequence ATGAACACCGCAGGCAAACTCTTCGCAGCCCTCGCGCTCGCAGCTTCCACCGCCACCTTCGCCCTTCCCGCGCAGGCGGCCGAGTTCACCAAGGGCATAGTCAAGAAGGTCGACACCAAGGCCAAGAAGGTGACGATCGACCATGAAGACCTGAAAAACCTCGACATGCCGGCCATGACCATGGTCTTCCGCGTCGGCGATGACGCGGTTCTCGCCAAGCTCAAGGAAGGGGCGTCAATCGAATTCGTCGCCGACCGGGTCAACGGCAAACTGACGGTGACCGAGGTCAAGTAA